Proteins encoded within one genomic window of Spiribacter curvatus:
- the hslU gene encoding ATP-dependent protease ATPase subunit HslU yields MSEMTPREIVQELDKHIIGQGDAKRAVANALRNRWRRLQVDTGLQPEITPKNILMIGPTGVGKTEIARRLARLANAPFIKIEATKFTEVGYVGRDVESVVRDLTDNAMRMIREQEMARQSGRADDAAEERILDALLPQARSSENGGSDERSQDSTRQKMRKKLREGELDDREIEIDIRGQQSGMDIMAPPGMEQLTSQLQGMFQNMGNARSERQRTRIADAWKVLREEEAAKLINEEEIKQKAIDAVEQSGIVFIDELDKVARQAEQSGGGDVSREGVQRDLLPLIEGSTVSTRHGMVNTDHILFIASGAFHVSKPSDLIPELQGRLPIRVELGSLAVEDFVCILTEPDASLVRQYQALLRTEGVELTFTPDGVDRIARVAWEVNARTENIGARRLHTIMERLLETISYGASDHSGETLSIDADYVDAQLGDLAGNEDLSRYIL; encoded by the coding sequence ATGAGCGAGATGACCCCCCGCGAAATCGTCCAGGAACTGGACAAGCACATCATTGGCCAGGGCGACGCCAAACGGGCCGTCGCCAACGCCCTGCGCAACCGCTGGCGGCGCCTGCAGGTGGATACCGGGCTGCAGCCCGAGATCACACCCAAGAACATCCTCATGATCGGTCCCACCGGTGTCGGCAAGACCGAGATCGCCCGGCGGCTGGCGCGGCTGGCGAACGCTCCGTTCATCAAGATCGAGGCCACCAAGTTCACCGAGGTCGGCTATGTCGGCCGCGATGTGGAATCGGTGGTCCGGGATCTGACCGACAACGCGATGCGGATGATCCGCGAGCAGGAAATGGCCCGCCAGTCGGGTCGCGCCGACGATGCAGCCGAGGAGCGCATCCTCGATGCCCTGCTGCCCCAGGCCCGGAGCAGCGAGAATGGCGGGAGTGACGAGCGCAGCCAGGACAGTACCCGGCAGAAGATGCGCAAGAAACTGCGTGAGGGCGAGCTCGACGACCGCGAGATCGAGATCGACATCCGCGGCCAGCAGTCGGGCATGGACATCATGGCACCGCCCGGCATGGAGCAGCTCACCAGCCAGCTCCAGGGCATGTTCCAGAATATGGGCAACGCCCGCAGCGAGCGTCAGCGCACCCGCATCGCCGATGCCTGGAAGGTCCTGCGCGAGGAAGAGGCCGCTAAACTGATCAACGAAGAAGAGATCAAGCAGAAGGCCATCGACGCGGTTGAGCAGAGCGGTATCGTCTTCATCGACGAGCTCGACAAGGTCGCCCGCCAGGCCGAACAGAGCGGTGGCGGTGACGTCTCGCGCGAGGGTGTCCAGCGTGATCTGCTGCCGCTGATCGAGGGCAGCACCGTGTCGACGCGCCACGGCATGGTGAACACCGACCATATCCTGTTCATTGCCTCGGGGGCATTCCACGTCTCCAAGCCCTCGGATCTGATCCCGGAGCTGCAGGGTCGACTGCCGATCCGCGTCGAGCTGGGATCGCTGGCGGTGGAGGACTTTGTCTGCATCCTCACCGAGCCCGATGCCTCCCTGGTCCGCCAGTACCAGGCATTGCTGCGCACCGAGGGCGTCGAACTGACCTTCACGCCCGACGGTGTCGACCGCATCGCGCGGGTGGCCTGGGAGGTCAACGCCCGTACGGAGAACATCGGCGCCCGGCGCCTGCATACGATCATGGAGCGGCTGCTGGAGACCATTTCCTACGGCGCCTCCGATCACAGCGGCGAGACGCTGAGCATCGACGCCGACTACGTGGATGCACAGCTCGGAGATCTGGCCGGTAACGAAGATCTAAGCCGCTATATCCTCTGA
- the hslV gene encoding ATP-dependent protease subunit HslV, which translates to MQQFDGTTILAVRRGGQVAVGGDGQVTLGNTVMKGNARKVRRLYHDRVLAGFAGGTADAFTLFERFESQLERHGGQLTRAAVEMAKDWRSDRALRRLEALLMVADEDSLLMISGNGDVVEPEQSLMAIGSGSGFAQAAAQALVADTDLDAGTIVERSLGIAADICIYTNHTLTIETLGDGKA; encoded by the coding sequence TTGCAGCAGTTTGATGGCACCACCATTCTGGCGGTGCGTCGCGGCGGCCAGGTCGCCGTCGGTGGCGACGGCCAGGTCACCCTTGGCAACACGGTCATGAAGGGCAACGCCCGCAAGGTCCGGCGCCTCTACCACGATCGGGTACTGGCCGGATTCGCCGGCGGAACGGCGGATGCGTTCACGCTCTTCGAGCGCTTCGAGAGCCAGCTCGAGCGCCACGGCGGTCAGCTGACCCGCGCCGCGGTGGAGATGGCCAAGGACTGGCGCTCGGACCGCGCCCTGCGGCGTCTGGAGGCGCTGCTGATGGTGGCCGACGAAGACAGTCTTCTGATGATCTCCGGCAATGGCGACGTCGTCGAACCGGAGCAGTCACTGATGGCGATCGGTTCGGGGTCGGGCTTCGCCCAGGCGGCCGCCCAGGCACTGGTCGCGGACACGGATCTGGACGCCGGCACGATTGTCGAACGGTCGCTGGGCATTGCAGCCGACATCTGCATCTACACCAACCATACGCTGACCATCGAAACCCTCGGTGACGGGAAAGCCTGA
- the xerC gene encoding tyrosine recombinase XerC, with the protein MTSRPPLWADIDRYLTHLRDERRLAALTRQHYARDLSDLGQHLEAIDINDWAQVRGDHIRAWISQCHRRGLSPRSLQRQLSAARGLYRYLQREARLDTDPTADIQAPRAKQTLPATLDVDATAQLLDPPDRPTDQADPLRRRDRAIFELIYGAGLRLAEVAALNLDDTGREPRELRVLGKGARTRIVPVGRKAREAVGEWVAVRDTVAAAEEPALFVSRRGRRLSHRAIQARLNQLAQLQGLDRPVHPHTLRHAFATHLLESSGDLRAVQELLGHADIGTTQIYTHLDFQHLAEVYDRAHPRARRK; encoded by the coding sequence GTGACGTCGCGCCCGCCACTGTGGGCGGATATTGATCGCTACCTCACCCATCTGCGCGATGAACGGCGGCTGGCGGCGCTGACGCGGCAGCACTACGCCCGTGACCTGTCCGACCTCGGCCAGCATCTCGAAGCCATTGATATCAATGACTGGGCGCAGGTCCGGGGTGATCACATTCGGGCGTGGATCAGTCAGTGCCATCGCCGTGGCCTGTCCCCCCGCTCGCTGCAGCGCCAGCTCTCCGCCGCCCGTGGCCTGTATCGCTATCTGCAGCGCGAGGCCCGCCTCGATACCGATCCGACCGCAGACATCCAGGCACCACGGGCGAAACAAACGCTGCCCGCTACGCTCGATGTGGACGCCACGGCACAGCTGCTGGATCCGCCGGACCGGCCGACGGATCAGGCCGACCCGCTGCGGCGCCGCGACCGGGCGATCTTCGAGCTTATCTATGGTGCCGGGCTACGGCTCGCCGAGGTGGCGGCGCTCAACCTCGATGACACCGGTCGCGAGCCGCGGGAGCTGCGCGTGCTCGGCAAGGGGGCAAGGACGCGGATCGTCCCGGTGGGTCGCAAGGCCCGCGAGGCAGTGGGCGAATGGGTCGCGGTCCGCGATACCGTCGCCGCCGCCGAGGAACCCGCACTGTTCGTGAGCCGACGCGGCCGGCGCCTCTCACATCGAGCCATTCAGGCCCGGCTCAACCAATTGGCGCAGCTGCAGGGTCTGGACCGGCCGGTTCACCCGCATACCCTCCGGCATGCCTTCGCCACGCATCTACTGGAGTCGAGCGGTGACCTGCGTGCCGTCCAGGAGCTGCTCGGTCATGCCGACATCGGCACCACGCAGATCTACACGCACCTCGATTTCCAGCACCTCGCCGAGGTTTATGACCGGGCGCACCCCCGCGCCCGACGAAAATAA
- a CDS encoding DUF484 family protein — MSGQTGESATPEHPIDEQAVLDYLRAHPELLQRHPDLVGQIDVPHPTGGVTSLIEYQVSILREENHALAERLDQLLQVARDNDRLVEQIHRFTLELLAANDLDSVLMAIRDGLRHDFRADVVEVILIGESLGAAGAPVLAPDDPRAQQLEDTFPGDQPVLGALDAEHRGLIFGDQADGLGSVAVIPMDEPPVRGFIAIGSRDADRYHGEQGTIFLGQLGALAARVLRRSSVGE, encoded by the coding sequence ATGAGCGGTCAGACGGGCGAATCAGCAACGCCGGAGCACCCGATCGACGAACAGGCGGTGCTGGATTACCTGCGCGCGCATCCCGAGCTGCTGCAACGGCACCCGGATCTTGTCGGCCAGATCGACGTCCCCCATCCAACCGGTGGCGTGACCTCGCTGATCGAATACCAGGTATCGATCCTGCGCGAGGAGAACCACGCCCTCGCCGAGCGACTGGATCAACTCCTCCAGGTGGCCCGCGACAATGATCGACTCGTCGAGCAGATCCATCGCTTCACCCTCGAGCTGCTCGCCGCCAATGATCTCGACAGCGTCCTGATGGCGATCCGCGACGGCCTGCGTCACGACTTCCGCGCCGACGTGGTGGAGGTCATCCTCATTGGCGAGTCCCTGGGCGCCGCGGGTGCGCCGGTTCTGGCGCCGGACGACCCCCGCGCGCAGCAGCTCGAGGACACCTTCCCGGGTGATCAGCCGGTACTGGGTGCGCTGGATGCCGAGCACCGCGGGCTGATCTTCGGTGATCAGGCGGATGGCCTCGGATCAGTGGCAGTGATCCCGATGGACGAACCGCCGGTCCGCGGGTTCATTGCCATCGGCAGTCGCGACGCCGACCGCTACCACGGTGAGCAGGGCACGATCTTCCTCGGCCAGCTGGGCGCGCTGGCGGCCAGGGTCCTGCGCCGGTCGAGCGTCGGGGAGTAG
- the dapF gene encoding diaminopimelate epimerase, with the protein MTLAFTKMQGLGNDFVVFDAVNQSLDPTPAWIRHIADRRYGIGCDQVLVAETARHSAADFRYRIWNADGQEVEHCGNGVRCLARFLHDQGLHRADHVTLETDAGLTRVERVDDDQVRVDMGPPVLDPAAIPFKATSRRVGYELTVAGTAYEIAAVSMGNPHAILRVDDIETAPVATLGPRLESHPRFPNRVNAGFLAVLSRDRGDLRVYERGVGETPACGTGACAAAVAGMLNDWFDPTVTLALTGGELVIHWQGEGQPVWMTGPAETVFEGRLVTGAT; encoded by the coding sequence ATGACCCTCGCCTTCACCAAAATGCAGGGACTAGGCAACGATTTCGTCGTCTTTGACGCGGTCAACCAGTCCCTGGATCCGACGCCGGCATGGATCCGGCATATCGCCGACCGGCGCTATGGCATCGGCTGCGACCAGGTTCTGGTCGCCGAGACCGCGCGTCACTCCGCGGCCGACTTCCGATACCGGATCTGGAACGCCGACGGTCAGGAAGTGGAGCACTGTGGCAACGGCGTCCGCTGCCTGGCCCGGTTCCTGCACGATCAGGGACTGCACCGGGCCGATCACGTCACCCTCGAGACCGACGCCGGCCTGACCCGGGTCGAGCGGGTGGACGACGACCAGGTCCGCGTTGACATGGGGCCACCGGTCCTCGATCCGGCGGCCATCCCCTTCAAGGCCACGAGCCGTCGGGTGGGCTATGAGCTGACCGTTGCCGGGACGGCCTATGAAATCGCCGCCGTGTCGATGGGCAACCCCCATGCAATCCTGCGGGTTGATGATATCGAGACGGCGCCGGTGGCCACGCTCGGTCCCCGGCTCGAATCTCATCCGCGCTTTCCCAACCGCGTCAATGCCGGCTTTCTCGCGGTGCTCAGCCGCGACCGGGGCGATCTCCGCGTCTACGAGCGCGGCGTTGGTGAGACACCGGCCTGTGGTACCGGGGCATGCGCGGCGGCGGTCGCCGGTATGCTCAACGACTGGTTCGATCCCACCGTCACCCTGGCCCTGACCGGCGGCGAGCTGGTGATACACTGGCAGGGCGAGGGTCAGCCGGTCTGGATGACCGGCCCGGCCGAGACCGTATTCGAGGGCAGACTGGTAACGGGAGCGACATGA
- the lysA gene encoding diaminopimelate decarboxylase: MKRDDGTLTIEDCPAPMLAERFGTPLYVYSRAAIESAWRAYDQAFAAFDHQICYAVKANGSLAILQLLARLGSGFDIVSGGELARVMRAGGDPGKVVFSGVGKTEAEIEQGLSAGILAFNIESEAELERINAVASRTGQTAPVSLRVNPDVDARTHPYISTGLKENKFGIDIHGAEALYHRAAAMPGISVSGMDFHIGSQLTELEPLADALSRSLALVDRLEAAGIHLAHLDIGGGLGIRYDDETPPTPAALAERLGPLLAGRRQTLLMEPGRALVGEAGLLLTRVEYLKPGHRDFAIVDAAMTDLLRPALYNAWQGIETAEPVDAEARLYDVVGPVCESADTLGRERSLALVPGTLLAIHATGAYGFVMASQYNARPRPAEVLVDGDRVHLIRERESLEALWQGEHLLDTP, translated from the coding sequence ATGAAGCGAGACGACGGCACCCTGACCATCGAGGACTGCCCCGCACCGATGCTCGCCGAGCGTTTCGGGACGCCCCTGTATGTTTACTCGCGCGCCGCCATCGAATCGGCATGGCGGGCCTATGACCAGGCCTTCGCGGCGTTCGACCACCAGATCTGCTATGCCGTGAAAGCCAACGGCAGTCTCGCCATTCTCCAGCTGCTCGCACGGCTTGGCAGCGGTTTCGATATCGTCTCCGGCGGCGAACTCGCCCGGGTCATGCGGGCCGGGGGCGATCCGGGCAAGGTCGTGTTCTCTGGCGTCGGCAAGACCGAGGCGGAAATCGAGCAGGGACTGTCCGCGGGCATCCTCGCATTCAACATCGAGTCGGAAGCCGAGCTCGAGCGCATCAACGCGGTTGCCTCGCGCACCGGCCAGACCGCACCGGTGTCGCTGCGGGTCAATCCGGATGTCGATGCCCGGACGCATCCCTACATCTCTACTGGGCTGAAGGAGAATAAGTTCGGCATCGATATCCACGGCGCCGAGGCCCTCTACCACCGGGCGGCGGCCATGCCCGGGATCAGCGTTTCGGGGATGGACTTCCATATCGGCTCCCAGCTCACCGAGCTCGAACCGCTGGCGGATGCCCTGTCGCGCAGTCTGGCGCTGGTCGACCGGCTTGAGGCCGCTGGCATCCATCTGGCGCATCTCGATATCGGCGGCGGGCTGGGCATCCGCTACGACGACGAGACCCCGCCCACCCCGGCGGCACTGGCGGAGCGGTTGGGCCCGCTGCTCGCCGGCCGGCGGCAGACGCTGCTCATGGAGCCTGGCCGGGCGCTCGTCGGTGAGGCGGGGCTACTGTTGACCCGAGTGGAATACCTCAAGCCCGGGCATCGCGACTTCGCCATCGTCGATGCGGCCATGACGGATCTGTTGCGCCCAGCGCTCTACAACGCCTGGCAGGGCATCGAGACCGCTGAACCGGTGGACGCCGAGGCACGGCTCTACGATGTCGTCGGCCCCGTCTGCGAGAGTGCCGACACCCTCGGCCGCGAGCGCTCCCTGGCCCTCGTCCCCGGGACGCTGCTGGCGATTCACGCGACCGGCGCCTATGGCTTTGTGATGGCCTCGCAGTACAACGCCCGTCCACGGCCCGCCGAGGTCCTCGTGGACGGCGACCGTGTCCATCTCATTCGCGAGCGCGAATCGCTCGAGGCCCTCTGGCAGGGAGAGCACCTGCTGGATACGCCATGA
- the lptM gene encoding LPS translocon maturation chaperone LptM: protein MTQRILPFLALITLILLTGCGVKGDLYLPDAGGAERSEGETP from the coding sequence ATGACCCAACGTATCCTGCCCTTTCTGGCACTCATCACGCTAATCCTGCTCACCGGCTGTGGCGTCAAGGGCGATCTCTACCTGCCTGATGCCGGCGGCGCTGAGCGCAGCGAGGGAGAGACGCCGTGA
- a CDS encoding alpha/beta hydrolase, whose amino-acid sequence MVEQQQLETVETGAQDAQYSVIWLHGLGASGHDFEPIVPQLGLEAPDTVRFVFPHAPAQPVTLNAGMVMPSWYDIYGLVPGTPQDEPGLDRAAGWIEALIEREASRGVPPERLVLAGFSQGGALALHTGLRYASGLAGIMGLSTYLPLADHLSQAHAAANRDTPVFLAHGHHDPVLAYQLGTDSRDALAGLGYPVEWHDYPMEHQVCMQEINDIGGWLRRVLPR is encoded by the coding sequence ATGGTCGAGCAGCAGCAGCTGGAAACCGTGGAAACCGGCGCTCAGGATGCCCAATACAGTGTGATCTGGCTCCACGGACTGGGCGCCAGTGGCCACGACTTCGAGCCGATTGTCCCGCAGCTGGGGCTGGAGGCGCCGGATACGGTGCGATTCGTCTTCCCGCATGCCCCGGCGCAGCCGGTGACCCTGAACGCCGGGATGGTCATGCCCTCCTGGTACGACATCTACGGATTGGTGCCTGGCACGCCACAGGATGAGCCGGGCCTTGATCGGGCCGCGGGCTGGATCGAGGCACTGATCGAGCGCGAGGCAAGCCGTGGCGTGCCACCCGAGCGGCTGGTGCTGGCCGGTTTTTCGCAGGGCGGGGCGCTCGCCCTGCATACCGGGCTCCGCTATGCCTCCGGCCTGGCCGGGATCATGGGGCTCTCCACCTATCTGCCGCTGGCCGATCACCTCTCTCAGGCCCATGCCGCCGCCAATCGCGATACGCCAGTCTTCCTCGCCCATGGCCATCATGACCCGGTGCTCGCCTATCAACTGGGTACCGACTCCCGGGACGCCCTGGCGGGTCTCGGCTACCCCGTGGAATGGCACGACTACCCTATGGAGCACCAGGTCTGTATGCAGGAGATCAATGACATCGGCGGATGGCTGCGCCGAGTGCTCCCGCGCTAA
- the argH gene encoding argininosuccinate lyase, with translation MSESDAKGLWSGRFTEATDAFVAAFSASEHYDRRLYQEDIRGSRAHARMLADCGVISADDAAAIDAGLDAIEAEIEAGGFPWDPALEDVHMNIEARLTERIGEAGKRLHTGRSRNDQIATDIRLWLRTVIDTHITLLRRFQRGLVDLAEREADTVMPGFTHLQVAQPVSFGHHMLAWYEMLVRDEARLRDARERVNQMPLGSAALAGTTFPIDRDQTCAALGFDAPTRNSLDAVSDRDFAIEFVSAAALTMTHLSRMAEELVIWASPLTGFIDLPDRFCTGSSIMPQKKNPDVAELVRGKSARVHGALHALLTLMKGQPLAYNRDNQEDKEPLFDAADALRDSLRAFADMVPALTVNRDRTRAAAREGFATATDLADYLVRQGVAFRDAHAIVGKAVAHGVAEGRDLAEMSLTELQGFSTAIGEDVFEVLTLDGSLAARDHTGGTAPAQVRRQVAAARERLGSGRTG, from the coding sequence ATGAGCGAGTCTGACGCCAAGGGTCTCTGGAGCGGGCGCTTCACCGAAGCCACGGACGCCTTCGTGGCGGCCTTCAGCGCCTCCGAACACTACGACCGACGCCTCTATCAGGAGGATATACGCGGCTCCCGCGCCCATGCCCGGATGCTCGCCGACTGCGGCGTGATCAGTGCCGACGATGCAGCGGCGATCGACGCCGGCCTGGATGCGATTGAAGCGGAGATCGAGGCGGGCGGCTTTCCCTGGGATCCGGCCCTCGAGGATGTCCATATGAACATCGAGGCGCGGCTGACCGAGCGCATCGGCGAGGCTGGCAAGCGCCTGCACACCGGGCGCTCGCGCAACGATCAGATCGCCACCGATATCCGTCTGTGGCTGCGCACGGTCATCGACACCCATATCACGCTGCTGCGCCGCTTCCAGCGCGGGCTTGTCGATCTCGCCGAGCGCGAGGCGGACACCGTCATGCCCGGTTTCACCCACCTGCAGGTCGCCCAGCCGGTGAGTTTCGGGCACCACATGCTGGCCTGGTACGAAATGCTGGTGCGCGACGAGGCGCGCCTGCGGGATGCGCGCGAACGCGTTAACCAGATGCCGCTGGGATCGGCGGCCCTGGCCGGCACGACCTTCCCCATCGACCGTGACCAGACCTGTGCGGCGCTGGGTTTTGACGCACCCACCCGCAACTCCCTCGATGCCGTCTCGGATCGGGACTTCGCCATCGAGTTCGTCTCCGCCGCCGCACTCACCATGACCCATCTGTCGCGGATGGCCGAAGAACTGGTGATCTGGGCGTCGCCGCTCACCGGGTTTATCGATCTGCCCGATCGGTTCTGTACCGGCAGTTCGATCATGCCGCAGAAAAAGAACCCGGATGTCGCGGAATTGGTGCGCGGTAAGAGCGCCCGGGTCCATGGCGCCCTGCATGCACTGCTGACCCTGATGAAGGGGCAGCCGCTCGCCTACAACCGTGACAACCAGGAAGACAAGGAACCGCTGTTCGACGCCGCCGATGCGCTTCGCGACAGCCTGCGCGCATTCGCTGACATGGTTCCGGCACTGACGGTCAACCGCGACCGGACGCGGGCCGCCGCCCGCGAGGGGTTCGCCACAGCGACCGATCTTGCGGACTACCTGGTACGCCAGGGCGTGGCCTTCCGGGATGCCCACGCGATCGTCGGCAAGGCAGTGGCTCATGGCGTCGCCGAGGGACGGGATCTCGCGGAGATGTCACTGACGGAACTGCAGGGCTTCTCCACGGCCATCGGCGAGGATGTCTTCGAGGTACTGACCCTTGATGGCTCGCTGGCGGCGCGCGACCACACCGGCGGGACGGCACCGGCCCAGGTCCGGCGTCAGGTGGCCGCTGCCAGGGAGCGGCTCGGCAGCGGCCGGACCGGTTAG
- a CDS encoding LytR/AlgR family response regulator transcription factor, translated as MMKIVIACEQPALRQRLAGLAATSAGCCVAAVLETPAEAPVSHGRDPVDVVVLGVRDETHLAVAVALANTTPAPAILLASELADPIVPRLEESGVDYVVDTAQPTRFAAALQAARPLGAGQIARLQAPGAGDERRHILCRRRNGLSLIPVDDVRCFVADHKYVTVQHDDGEDLIEESLCRLEAEFGPRFLRVHRSALVARDALRGLEKDLDGQTRALVDGSDDPLPVSRRRLPTVRRWIRTAATPG; from the coding sequence ATGATGAAGATCGTGATTGCCTGCGAGCAGCCCGCACTGCGACAGCGACTGGCGGGGCTGGCGGCGACCAGCGCCGGGTGCTGTGTGGCGGCCGTCCTCGAGACACCCGCCGAGGCACCGGTCAGCCATGGTCGTGATCCAGTGGACGTGGTGGTGCTCGGTGTGCGTGACGAGACCCACCTCGCCGTCGCGGTGGCGCTCGCCAATACCACCCCGGCGCCGGCGATTCTGCTGGCCAGTGAGCTCGCCGATCCGATCGTACCGCGGCTTGAGGAAAGCGGTGTGGACTATGTCGTTGACACCGCTCAGCCGACCCGTTTCGCCGCCGCCCTGCAGGCGGCACGCCCGCTGGGGGCGGGTCAGATCGCGCGGCTCCAGGCCCCTGGCGCCGGGGATGAGCGCCGCCATATCCTCTGCCGGCGGCGCAATGGCCTCAGCCTGATCCCGGTGGATGACGTGCGCTGCTTCGTGGCCGATCACAAGTACGTCACGGTCCAGCATGACGATGGCGAGGATCTGATCGAGGAGTCCCTGTGTCGCCTTGAGGCCGAGTTCGGTCCGCGCTTCCTGCGCGTGCATCGCAGTGCGCTGGTGGCCCGCGATGCACTCCGTGGACTGGAGAAGGATCTCGATGGTCAGACGCGGGCGCTGGTCGATGGCAGTGATGATCCGCTGCCGGTCAGCCGGCGCCGTCTGCCCACCGTCCGACGCTGGATCAGGACGGCCGCCACACCGGGCTGA
- the hemC gene encoding hydroxymethylbilane synthase, with protein MSITHLRIATRRSPLAVWQAEHVADRLRARYPDLNVELVRLSTRGDEITDRPLMAVGGKALFVKALEEGMLAGKADIAVHSMKDVPAVVPEAFRLPVILAREDPFDAVVSRRYTDIAELPVGGCVGTASLRRECQIRARRPDLAVESLRGNVQTRLGKLDAGQFDAIVLAASGLRRLGMAEQITRVMPPEESLPAVGQGALGIECRADDPEVAALIQGLDDTDTHDRVAAERAVNSRLEGSCHVPLAAYAQLEGDELWLRGLVASRDGRRVLRAEGRSPRSAGPALGHAVAEDLLAQGAGEILAEIE; from the coding sequence ATGTCCATCACGCACCTCCGCATCGCCACCCGCCGCAGTCCGCTTGCCGTCTGGCAGGCTGAACATGTCGCTGACCGTCTGCGGGCGCGATACCCGGATCTGAACGTCGAACTGGTGCGCCTTTCAACGCGGGGCGATGAGATCACCGATCGCCCGCTGATGGCGGTGGGCGGCAAGGCGCTGTTCGTCAAGGCACTCGAGGAGGGAATGCTCGCCGGCAAGGCCGATATCGCCGTTCACTCCATGAAGGATGTCCCCGCGGTCGTGCCAGAGGCGTTCCGCCTGCCGGTCATCCTCGCGCGCGAGGATCCTTTCGATGCGGTGGTTTCACGGCGCTATACGGATATCGCCGAGCTCCCTGTGGGTGGCTGTGTAGGCACGGCCAGCCTGCGCCGCGAGTGCCAGATCCGCGCTCGGCGACCGGATCTGGCGGTAGAGTCGCTGCGCGGCAATGTGCAGACCCGCCTGGGCAAACTCGATGCGGGGCAATTCGACGCCATTGTACTGGCGGCATCCGGATTGCGGCGGCTGGGCATGGCCGAACAGATCACCCGGGTGATGCCGCCGGAGGAGAGCCTGCCGGCGGTGGGCCAGGGGGCACTGGGGATCGAGTGCCGAGCCGACGACCCCGAGGTGGCGGCGCTGATCCAGGGGCTCGACGATACCGATACCCACGATCGGGTCGCGGCGGAACGGGCGGTCAATTCGCGTCTCGAGGGAAGCTGCCATGTGCCGCTGGCCGCCTATGCACAGCTCGAGGGCGATGAGCTCTGGCTCAGGGGGCTGGTGGCGAGTCGCGATGGGCGCCGCGTCCTGCGGGCCGAGGGCCGCTCGCCACGCTCGGCGGGGCCGGCGCTGGGGCATGCCGTCGCCGAGGACCTGCTTGCTCAGGGGGCCGGCGAAATCCTCGCCGAAATCGAGTGA
- a CDS encoding uroporphyrinogen-III synthase, which translates to MTERGALAGRRILVTRPADQAEGLIRCLEAAGAMVLHRPTLRIVALAPATEGFPTQPDWLVFTSPNAVRYGLEWLPAAMWQGARIAAVGPGTAAAIEERGGAVDVAPRIGGGADALLAETAFDPRDGACVLIIRGEGGRRRLPAVLRARGADVREGMVYRRVHAASQLDIPREWQAQPLDCTIVTSRSGLSGLLGMAGEPALEWIAKSRLVTVSERIATAVTTAGFEPPAVATGADDLAITRAVCAALQRESDEQDR; encoded by the coding sequence GTGACTGAGCGCGGCGCCCTCGCCGGTCGACGTATTCTGGTGACCCGCCCCGCCGATCAGGCCGAGGGGCTGATCCGCTGCCTTGAGGCCGCCGGTGCGATGGTGCTGCATCGGCCGACCCTTCGCATTGTCGCGCTGGCGCCTGCCACTGAGGGCTTTCCGACACAGCCCGACTGGCTTGTCTTTACCAGTCCGAACGCCGTTCGTTACGGGCTTGAGTGGCTGCCGGCAGCGATGTGGCAGGGCGCCCGCATCGCCGCTGTCGGACCCGGTACCGCAGCGGCCATCGAGGAGCGCGGTGGCGCCGTCGACGTGGCGCCCCGTATCGGTGGCGGCGCGGATGCCCTGCTTGCCGAAACCGCCTTCGATCCCCGTGACGGTGCGTGTGTATTGATCATCCGCGGTGAGGGGGGGCGCCGCCGGCTGCCGGCCGTGCTCCGCGCCCGCGGGGCGGATGTCCGGGAAGGGATGGTCTACCGACGGGTCCATGCGGCGAGTCAACTCGACATCCCGCGGGAGTGGCAGGCGCAGCCGCTTGACTGCACAATTGTGACAAGCCGGAGTGGTCTGTCCGGTCTACTCGGCATGGCGGGCGAACCCGCGCTAGAGTGGATCGCCAAAAGCAGGCTGGTCACCGTGAGTGAGCGGATCGCGACGGCCGTGACCACCGCCGGATTCGAACCGCCGGCCGTCGCCACCGGTGCGGACGATCTGGCCATTACACGTGCGGTGTGTGCCGCGCTGCAGAGAGAGAGCGATGAGCAAGACAGATAA